TTGCAGGGCCGACATTGGACTCAACGGTCTCATAGGTGTGCTCCAAATTTGTACCACGCTCatcgtcgatgatcatgttgtgcagaatgacacatgcacgcatgatcaACCCAAGAGTACGCCTCGAGTACGAGCGTCCCGGAACTGCTAGAGTGTTGAACCTAGCCTTCAGCACTCCAAAGGCACACTCGACATCTTTGCGCCAAGCTGATTGAGCAGCAGTGAACATTCGCTGCTTTTCACTTTGTGGAAGAGTAACACCTTTCATGAACACCGGCCAGGAGGGGTAGATGCCGTCGGCAAGGTAGTAACCATAGTTGTACTCGTGTCCATTCACCGTGAAGTTCACTACGGGTGCTTCTCCCCTAAGCACGTCCGTGAACAACGGCGACTGGTTGAGTACATTGAGGTCGTTGTTGGACCCGGCCACTCCAAAAAAGGCATGCCAGATCCAGCGATCATACGACGCAACGGCTTCTAAGATTATGGTAGGGTGTTTGATGTCTCCCCTTGTGAATTGACCAGCAAAAGCCACTGGGCAGTTCCTCCactgccaatgcatgcaatcgatgctccctAACATGCCCGGAAAGCCACGCTCCTCGGCTTTCGCTAACAGACGCTGAGTATCCTCGACATTTGGTCGACGGCAAAAGTGTTCCCCGTAACAGGCAATGATGCCTTCACAGAATCTATCTAGACAATCTgatgaagtttgtctagctaacttAAGCCACTCATCTATTGTATCTGCAGAGGCTCCATAAGCTAACAGACGCAAAGCCGCAGTACACTTTTGCAGGGGAGAAAAACCAGCACGGTTGAGAGCATCATTCCTTTGGGTGAAATACAGAGAGTATTCACCCAATCTATCCACAATGCGCAGGAAAAGGGATCGCCTCATCCGATACCTTCGCCGAAAGAAGCTCGGAGGGTAGTTGcagtcgtcggcgaagtagtcctcgAACAGCCGATCGTGGGCACCAAGACGATCACGTCTGATGAACtctcggcggcggcgtggccgtcttggctcctcctcctcgttcagCATCTCCTCCTCGTACTCACTTTGGAATGCAGCGATCAGATCACCCTCTATTCCGTCGCTCGAACTGCTGGACGAAGACATGGCGTTGAGAGGAGTGGAAATGGAGAGTGGAGGAGATGAAATGGGTGTGGAGTGAGTGAAACCATATGGAGGTATTTATAGAGGGGGGGCTGAAATTTTAGGGTTTTTTGAAGTACCAACGGCtaccccaacggctagctgaggtggacgaatcagatcgcgccacCTCAGCCACTACCGCCCCTCTCTCGCCCATCTCTCGCCCGCTACCGCCCGCTTCTCGCCCCACTCCCGCCCGCCTACCGCCCGCTCTCGCTTCGCTCTCTCGCTTCGCTCTCGCTTTCTTCGGCCCGCCAACGCGCCGCCCCGCCTCACGCCCCGCTCCCGCCTCACTCACGCCGCCAACGCGGGCGGTAGCCGGGCGGCagcgggcgctaccgccgggcgACCCAGCCACCGCCTGCCGCTACCGTCCCGCCCCACTAACGCCCGCCTCCCGCCCCGCCACGGGCGCTATCGCCCTCACTggcgcccgcgttggcaccagcctaatgCAATGCAATCCTATACCAAAAAAATCCTATGTATTACTAAGGATTCAGTCCATACGAATCAATCAACGTAGATAGGAAAAATTTCTAAGGATAGAAATCCTACAAAATTTctactccggttcatattaattgactctaatatggatgtatctagaactaaaatgtgtctagatacattcatattgaagtcaattaatatgaatcggagggtatATGATTTCTTTTCATCAAACAAGCCCACAGTTTTTCATCAAACAAGCCCACAGTAGTAATAGGGCTGCGAGCAGGAGTTGGGAAACCACTGCGGTATGGTGTTCCAAGTCCGGTGAAACTGGCGGTAATGTGATTAAAACTGGCATAGCTCTTTTCGTTTCGAATTTCTGCAACATATTCATGAATATTAAAACTGTGTCTTAGGGTAATGTGAAGCATGTTTAAAACGCAGTACAATTTTGTAACACCGGGAGCAATACATATATGCCCGTGTTCACCCAAGCTGCAAAGCATCTATAGGCAAGGAGGGGGAGGGCGACACCAAATAGGAGTACCAATTCACGCTGCGTGAGAAACACCGGGTCGCCGTCAATTGACATTCCGTACCTTTTAAGCTGGGCATGAGCTATTGTCTCTCAAATTATGCTCCTAAGATTCAGAAGGGTTGATCAGCTAAGGGCCCCTAGCCTTCCTCATTTTGCTTGTCGGCTTGGTTGCATTGCACATTTGCACCTAATTGTCTGTCCTATCCTTTCGTGCAAGCTACCATGCCTTTTCTAAtctacaagatgtatccaacgcgACCTGTCCGTTGCCTAGCAATCCCAAGGTTTCCATCCACCTTATTTTCCCCGCCCGTTTTGACTGAACCTCGCTTCATCTCCTTTGCTTCAGTCGGACAAACATTCAGTTATTTGCATCAAAATCTGTCTCAGTCCATCTCTAAGAGGCAAGGATGGTTCAGATCGGTCCCTGAACTATCCATAAGATGACTGCGTCCCCAGGTATACAAGTGTGTCGTGAGAAATTCAAAGTGTGTTCTGTTACCTGACAAGTGACAATGTCTGCTCCTGAGTCCTGACCACTAGCAGGCTAGCAGAATGTTTACGAGGTTTCAGTCATGATTAATTAGATGTAGGTGCAGAGAAGAGAAGGGTTTATCCGGCCTCGGCATCCTGGGCTAGCTGGCAAACTTCCCTTCTCGCCCAGGGGCGGTTCCAACCAGTTCTGATGCAGGACGCACCAGAGGGTAAAAAAAAAGGTGTTAGATTGTGGAACACGTGAAATATCAGCAATACACAAACTACAAACTACACAGAAATATGAGATTGTACAACAAAAGGCTTCGGCTTCTTGGACAATCTAGCTTCACCAGTTTGTTGTCTTCGTATCCAGGCTAATTGGACCTCAGCTCTCTTCTCCCTAGAAAATGTCAGGAATAGATTGTGAGATGAATCGAATAGGTTGAACTCACATATTTATCCAGTTCCCGAAGCCAATATCATGTTATTTACATGCGTCCACATCCACAATCACAGAGCTGCGGCAACCAGCCTCCGGCCATTTCTAGAGTTACAGAACAAGCTTCAACATTGTGCAATAGCAGTCGCCCTGGTGACAAGATCCAGTAGGTTTCTCCACCTCAGTAACATGACTTTGAGCATAGAACACGAATTTACTGTCAATCCTCGTATCAGGTTTGTATATTCTATTCTTATGAAACACACCGGGGTTGGGTTAACTTTGATTTCAGGTGTGGCGGCTGGGGAGGGCAACCTGCCAATGTCTGAAAGTTCACTTAGGAAGAGATGACATAACTAGCATTCAAAGGATTAATCCACCAACTATTCCAGTATAGGGCAGGCGTGTGCTGCTGAGCATTCTAAGCATTTGTCAGATACCAGGTTATAAAAAATGTTGCACCACTTTCTTTTATTTCCTCAATAACATGGCCATACACAGATTAATTTTAATGTACTCGGTAATGCATTTGTTAGATACCAGCTCCAGCATACAGTAGAATGGAGAGAGATACACAGATTTATCGCTTTTTTTTCAAATGGGTTGCCCTTGCTAGTCTGAGAAGGTGGGATTACTTTGATTTCGTCCATCTGTTCCAGATTGGCTACAGGAGATCAAACTCAGAAAGAAAATTACATGAGTCTGCAAAACATGGCAAAAAAAAGAGAGTAGGACACTATAGCCTAACTGCATTCAAATCTCTGTTTCTTCAATCCATGTTGCACATTCTGATAGTGAGATTTGAATTTCATATGATCATTGTTCTATATGTGACAAGTTGGCTTCCAGTTCACTTCGATATGGTTTTACACTACCATAACAAGAAATAGATTCATAAAATTCTTGATTGGCAGTAATTTATAACAATCAATGCAGTAGCTCAAAGTCTGACCTTGCATAACCATACTTCTTGGTAGTCTCGTTGCATGAGCAACACAATCTTCCCAAGAAAATCCTACCAAGAACAAACATTAGCCAAGCAACACAATCTTCAGAAAACTACCTAGGCCAAACTACCAAGACTAATGTTGGCCGATGACATCACAGGCTCGTCTTCCCCAGTTGCTGTGGCTGCTGCAACACACCGAAGCCCTCGAAAGGGATGTCGCCGTTGAAGGCCCTGACGACATCAGGGATCTCGATCTCATGCGGttgcacatacaccttcaagaagCGTACCATGGTGGCCCCGAGCACCACAGGAACCTGATGATTCCCCTGTGGCTTCCCTTCCTTCCTCAGCAGGGCGAGCACCGCACACCTCCTGGAATGGCTCTCGAGGCTCCGCACTAGTATCTTGGGATACCTCGCGATATCTTCCAGGCTCAACCCCGCCTTCCCGACCAAGTATCCGATGCTTTCCTTTATCTTCTCCCCCGAAATCGCCATGGCGGGCGGGTACCGCCGCATCATTAATGTAACAATGTCCTTGT
This Lolium perenne isolate Kyuss_39 chromosome 1, Kyuss_2.0, whole genome shotgun sequence DNA region includes the following protein-coding sequences:
- the LOC127305543 gene encoding protein ALP1-like codes for the protein MSSSSSSSDGIEGDLIAAFQSEYEEEMLNEEEEPRRPRRRREFIRRDRLGAHDRLFEDYFADDCNYPPSFFRRRYRMRRSLFLRIVDRLGEYSLYFTQRNDALNRAGFSPLQKCTAALRLLAYGASADTIDEWLKLARQTSSDCLDRFCEGIIACYGEHFCRRPNVEDTQRLLAKAEERGFPGMLGSIDCMHWQWRNCPVAFAGQFTRGDIKHPTIILEAVASYDRWIWHAFFGVAGSNNDLNVLNQSPLFTDVLRGEAPVVNFTVNGHEYNYGYYLADGIYPSWPVFMKGVTLPQSEKQRMFTAAQSAWRKDVECAFGVLKARFNTLAVPGRSYSRRTLGLIMRACVILHNMIIDDERGTNLEHTYETVESNVGPAIHHHAPPSLAARIQMDNDMRDSPVYTQLQQDLIEHVWAHNA